The genomic window GGCCTCGCCATCGCCCTGCGGGCGGCCCGGGAGGGCGCCCGGGTGGCGATCTTCGGCAAGACCGCCGAGGCCCATCCCAGGCTCCCCGGCACGGTGTATTCCGCCGCCGACGCGGTGCGGGCCGCCGGCGGCGAGGCGCTGCCCCTGGTGGGCGACGTGCGCAGCGAGGAGCAGGTGCTGGCCGCCGTGGCCCGCACCGTGGAGGCCTTCGGGACGCTCGACATCCTGGTGAACAACGCCAGCGCCATCTCCCTGACGGGCACGGCGGCCACGGAGATGAAGCGCTGGGACCTCATGCACCAGGTGAACGCCCGGGGCACCTTCCTGTGCTCCAAGGCCTGCCTGCCCCACCTGGAGAAGGCCGGAAACCCCCACATCCTGAACCTCTCGCCGCCGCTGGACATGCGGGCCAAGTGGTTCGCCCCGCACGTGGCCTACACCATGGCCAAGTACGGCATGAGCCTGTGCACCCTGGGCATGGCCGGGGAACTGGCCAAGGACGGCATCGCCGTGAACTCCCTGTGGCCGCTCACCACCATCGATACCGCCGCCGTCCGCAACCTCCTGGGCGGGGAGAGCCTGGCCAACGCGAGCCGCAAACCCGAGATCATGGGGGACGCCGCGGCCGTGATCTTCCAGCGCCCCTCGCGCGCCTGCACGGGAAACTTCTTCATCGATGAGGAGGTCCTGAGGGCGGAAGGGAAGACCGACTTCTCCGAGTACGCCGTAGTGCCCGGAGCGCCGCTGGTGGCGGACTTCTTCCTTCCGGATGCAGTCAGGGAAGCCACAGACACGGCGCTCATCGTCATAGGCTGAGGCCATCTTCTCTCGGCGATCCTCGGCCTCCTCGGCGCCTCGGCGTTGGTTTTTTTCTGGGATGGGCCGGCGCATTTGATAGAAGCGCCGAAACAACCTTGAACAATCCAGCGCCGAGGAAGGACTACCTGATGACGTCGCAGCCCATGAAGGCCTGCAGCACCTTGGGGATCTTCACGCTGCCGTCGGGCTGCTGGTAGTTCTCCAGGATGGCGACCCAGGTGCGGCCCACGGCCAGGCCGCTGCCGTTGAGCGTGTGCAGGGGCTGCGGCTTGCCGTTGGCCCCGCGGTAGCGGATGTTGGCGCGCCTTGCCTGGAAGTCCCCGAACCAGCTGCAGGAGCTGATCTCCCGGTAGGTGTTCTGGCTGGGCAGCCACACCTCCAGATCGAAGGTCTTGCGGCTGGAGAAGCCCATGTCGCCGCTGCAGAGCAGTACGCGGCGGTAGGGGAGCTCCAGCGCCTCCAGGATGCGCTCGGCCTGCGAGGTGAGGTTCTCCAGCTCCTCCAGGGCCTGCTCCGGCGTCGCGAAGGCCACCAGCTCCACCTTGTGGAACTGGTGCTGGCGGATGATGCCCTTGGTGTCCTTGCCGTAGCTGCCGGCCTCGCTGCGGAAGCAGGGGGTGAAGGCGAAGTGGCGCAGGGGGAGCTGCTCGGCGGGGAGGATCTCCTCCCGGTACATGTTGGTGACGGGCACCTCGGCGGTGGGGATGAGGTACAGCGGATCCTCGCCCCGGAACGTCTTGAAGAGGTCCTGCTCGAACTTGGGCAGCTGGCCGGTGCCGTACATGCACTCCGGCAGCACCAGGTAGGGCGGGAGCACCTCGGTCCAGCCGCGATCACCGTGCTGGTCGGCCATGAAGGTGATGAGGGCGCGGTCCAGCTTGGCGCCCAGGCCCTTGAGGATGGAGAAGCGCGCCCCGCTGAGCTTGGCGGCCCGGTCCAGGTCCAGGATGCCGAGCTTCGTGCCCAGGTCCACGTGGTCCAGGGGCTTCTCGATGACGGCGGGGGTGCCCCAGCGCTTGATCTCGACGTTGGCGTGCTCGTCCCTGCCCACGGGGACGCTCTCGTGGGGCAGGTTGGGCAGCGTGGCCATGAAGGCCCTGAACGCGGCCTCGGCCTCCTTCTCGGCGGCCTCCAGGGCCTTGAGGCGGTTGCCCACCTCCCCCTGGGCGGCGATGAGGTGGCTGGCGTCCTCCTTGGCGCGCTTCAGGCGGGCCACCTCCTCGGACACCTTGTTGCGCTCGGCCTTGAGGGCCTCGGCCTCCTGGATGATCCGGCGGCGCGCCGCGTCCAGCTCCTGGTAGGTCTCCTGGTCGAAGACCACGCTGCGCTTGGCCAGGCCCTGCACCACTTGATCCAGGTCGTTGCGGAGAAGGGCGGCGTCGAGCATGGCGGTTCCTCAATGGGTAGAGGACCAGTGTATCAGACGGGCTCTCCGGCCCAGGAGACCTCGAAGGCGCGCCGGATCTCGTCCGTCCCGAAACCCGCGCCCAGCGCCAGCGAGAGCTTGGCCAGCGCGGCCCAGGGCGTGTGCCGGCCCCCGGAGATGGCCCCCTGGGCCCGGGCCTGGCGGCCCAGGTCGTAGGTGGCGAGGTCCACGCCCCCCGAGATGCACTGGCTGATGATGACCACCGGCAGGTCCTGCGCCCGGCAGTGCTGCAGGAGCGCCCGCAGGTCGCCGCGGTCCATGGGGAGGTTGCCGGCCCCGTAGGCCCGGATGAGCACGCCGCGGCAGCCCGGGTCCGGAAGGCGCCAGGGCATGCCCGGGAAGGGGGCGTACACCTCGATGGCAGGCTCCAGCGCCAGGCCGATGCGGGGCGGCACCTGGCGGGGGAAGGCGCCCGCATGGGGGTGGATCTGGACGTGGAGGCCCAGCTCCGCCAGGGGAGGCAGGTTGGGGGACTCGAAGGCCTCGTAGCGGTGCACGCTCACCTTGTCCGCGGCGACCCCGCGCAGCCAGTGGTCCCCGAAGCAGATGCCCACTTCCGGGACGCCCCTCGCCGCGAGGGTCACGGCGTCCACCAGGTTGCCCCGGGCGTCGCTGCGCACGTAGGCCAGGGGCCGCTGGCTGCCGGTGATCACCACCGGCTTGTCCAGGCCGGCCAGGAGGAAGCCCAGCACCGAGGCCGTGTAGGCCATGGTGTCGGTGCCGTGGATGAGGACGATGCCGTCGCTTTGCGCAGCCGCCTCGACGATGAGCCGGGCCAGGACGAGGATGTCCCCGGGCTCCGTGGTGGCCGAGTCCTGGTTGAAGGCCACGACCATGCGCAGATCCGCCAATTCGCGCAATTCGGGCACCTGGTCCAGGATGCGGTCCAGGGAGGGGCCCGGGGCGAGGCTGGCGTCCTCCCCGGGCCCCATGCCCAGGGTGCCGCCCGTGTGGATGAGGGTAACGGTGCGCATCGTCATGCCATCAGTCTAATTGAAAAGGGCGCCCGGTTTCCCGGGCGCCCTTCAGGTACTACGCGGTTCCGTCTGAACTAGAAGCGGAAGCCGGTGGAAACGGCCAGGGTGCGGCCGGTGCCGTAGTCGGCGGACTGACGGGGCTTGCCGAAGGTCGAGGGATTGGCCTTGACCCAGGCGTCCGTCATGGAAGAGGCGGTGTTGTAGTTGGTGTCCCAGCTGATGATCTGCTGGTGGTTCAGGACGTTGCCGATGTTGGCCTTGAAGAAGCCGGTGACGGCCTTGGAGGCCACCTTGAAGATGGTGAACTCGTGGGTCAGGGCCAGATCGAGGTAGACGGCGGTGGGGAAGACGCCTTCCATGCGGCGGCCGCCCTCGTACTGGGTGAAGCTGCTGCCGAACTGGTCGCTGAGGTTGGGGTTCAGGGCCGCGATGTTGTCGATGGTGCGGCTCTTGCTGTAGTGCAGGCCCGAATCCTGGCGGTAGACGAGACCGATGGTGGTCTTGCCGTACTTGTTGGCCATGGCGCGGGACGCGGTGGCGCGGATGCGGAGGGGCACGTGGCCCTGGAGGTAGCCGTAGGGGGTGGTGATGGAGGGGTCATACATCTGCACCCCGTCCTGAACCGTGAAGTTCTTGAGGCCGCCGCCGGCGGCGGGGCTGTTGGTGGCCTCGCCCTCGTAGTTGCCCTTCAGGCTGCTCCAGGTGGCGGTGCCGACGAGCTGCCACTCATCGCGCTGCAGGGTGGTCTCCAGTTCCATGCCCTTGTACTCGCGGCGGGCGGCGTCGCTGTTTTCCCAGACGCGCATGTAGAGATCGCTGCCGTCGGGAGCGAGCACGTGACCCTGGTTGCCGATCTTGTAGTCGAACAGGTTCTTCCACTTCTTGTTGACGAAGGTGACCTTCACGGAACCGGCGCCAATGGCGGGCGTGTTGAAGAAGTACTGGCCGGCGACCTGGGTCTCATCCACGGTGGGGTTCTTCAGGTCCGTGGAAAGGGAGACGTTCAGGGTGGGGTCGTTGTAGTAGGCGAACTTGGTGAAGTCATAGTTGGTGCGGACCGTCGCCAGGTTGGTGATGTAGGCGAAGGTCTGGTAGGTGGTGAGGCCGCCGGGGCCAACGTAGGGGTGGTCGATCTCG from Geothrix sp. 21YS21S-2 includes these protein-coding regions:
- a CDS encoding asparaginase, which codes for MTMRTVTLIHTGGTLGMGPGEDASLAPGPSLDRILDQVPELRELADLRMVVAFNQDSATTEPGDILVLARLIVEAAAQSDGIVLIHGTDTMAYTASVLGFLLAGLDKPVVITGSQRPLAYVRSDARGNLVDAVTLAARGVPEVGICFGDHWLRGVAADKVSVHRYEAFESPNLPPLAELGLHVQIHPHAGAFPRQVPPRIGLALEPAIEVYAPFPGMPWRLPDPGCRGVLIRAYGAGNLPMDRGDLRALLQHCRAQDLPVVIISQCISGGVDLATYDLGRQARAQGAISGGRHTPWAALAKLSLALGAGFGTDEIRRAFEVSWAGEPV
- a CDS encoding NAD(P)-dependent oxidoreductase — protein: MSLSGKTLFITGATRGIGLAIALRAAREGARVAIFGKTAEAHPRLPGTVYSAADAVRAAGGEALPLVGDVRSEEQVLAAVARTVEAFGTLDILVNNASAISLTGTAATEMKRWDLMHQVNARGTFLCSKACLPHLEKAGNPHILNLSPPLDMRAKWFAPHVAYTMAKYGMSLCTLGMAGELAKDGIAVNSLWPLTTIDTAAVRNLLGGESLANASRKPEIMGDAAAVIFQRPSRACTGNFFIDEEVLRAEGKTDFSEYAVVPGAPLVADFFLPDAVREATDTALIVIG
- the serS gene encoding serine--tRNA ligase; translation: MLDAALLRNDLDQVVQGLAKRSVVFDQETYQELDAARRRIIQEAEALKAERNKVSEEVARLKRAKEDASHLIAAQGEVGNRLKALEAAEKEAEAAFRAFMATLPNLPHESVPVGRDEHANVEIKRWGTPAVIEKPLDHVDLGTKLGILDLDRAAKLSGARFSILKGLGAKLDRALITFMADQHGDRGWTEVLPPYLVLPECMYGTGQLPKFEQDLFKTFRGEDPLYLIPTAEVPVTNMYREEILPAEQLPLRHFAFTPCFRSEAGSYGKDTKGIIRQHQFHKVELVAFATPEQALEELENLTSQAERILEALELPYRRVLLCSGDMGFSSRKTFDLEVWLPSQNTYREISSCSWFGDFQARRANIRYRGANGKPQPLHTLNGSGLAVGRTWVAILENYQQPDGSVKIPKVLQAFMGCDVIR